From a region of the Spelaeicoccus albus genome:
- the menC gene encoding o-succinylbenzoate synthase, whose amino-acid sequence MHIEEIRLHTVRLPLVAPFTTSFSTQTERNALLVEVRGTFRTADGVRDVLGWGECVSGSDPFYSSEYVDGSRHVIEHYLAPALLERQSHTEVTAETVSEILGHVVGHPMAKAALEIAILDAELHGRGESLARYLGATRTSVPSAVSVGIQDSIPELLDRVGGYLDEGYARIKIKIKPGWDIEPVRAIRERFGYRLPLQVDANAAFTLVDAPLLRRLDEFNLLLIEQPLGEADIRQHAKLAAEMSTPMCLDESIVSAESAADAISLGAAAVINIKAGRVGGYLEARKIHDLARALGVAVWCGGMLETGIGRAANIALAALPGFTLPGDISSSSRFYATDITEPFVASGGRMQVPTGPGIGAEPLPEVMREVTTDVRVL is encoded by the coding sequence ATGCACATCGAGGAAATACGTCTGCACACGGTTCGGCTGCCGCTGGTGGCGCCGTTCACGACGTCGTTCAGCACGCAGACCGAGCGCAATGCGCTGCTTGTCGAGGTGCGCGGGACGTTCCGCACGGCCGACGGCGTGCGCGACGTCCTGGGCTGGGGTGAGTGCGTGTCCGGCTCCGATCCGTTCTACTCCAGCGAGTACGTCGACGGGTCGCGGCACGTCATCGAACACTATTTGGCGCCGGCGTTGCTGGAGCGGCAATCGCACACCGAAGTCACTGCCGAGACGGTCTCGGAGATCCTCGGGCACGTCGTGGGACACCCGATGGCCAAGGCGGCGTTGGAAATCGCGATTTTGGACGCGGAGCTGCACGGACGGGGTGAATCATTGGCGCGGTATCTGGGCGCGACTCGTACGTCCGTCCCGTCGGCCGTCTCCGTCGGCATCCAAGATTCGATTCCCGAACTGCTCGACCGGGTCGGCGGCTATCTCGACGAGGGTTATGCGCGTATCAAGATCAAGATCAAGCCGGGCTGGGACATCGAGCCGGTGCGCGCCATCCGTGAGCGATTCGGCTACCGGTTGCCGCTGCAGGTGGATGCGAATGCCGCGTTCACGCTGGTGGATGCGCCGCTGCTCCGCAGGCTCGACGAGTTCAACCTGCTCTTGATCGAGCAGCCCCTCGGCGAAGCGGATATTCGCCAGCACGCCAAGCTGGCCGCGGAAATGTCGACGCCCATGTGTTTGGACGAGTCGATAGTGTCGGCCGAGTCGGCGGCGGATGCCATCAGCCTCGGCGCAGCAGCGGTCATCAACATCAAGGCCGGGCGAGTCGGCGGCTACCTGGAAGCACGCAAGATCCACGATCTGGCCCGTGCGCTCGGAGTGGCCGTGTGGTGCGGCGGCATGCTCGAGACGGGCATCGGGCGCGCCGCCAATATCGCTCTGGCCGCATTGCCCGGTTTCACCTTGCCCGGCGACATCTCGTCGTCGTCCAGGTTTTATGCCACGGACATCACCGAGCCGTTCGTCGCCTCGGGCGGGCGGATGCAGGTGCCGACAGGTCCGGGCATCGGCGCCGAGCCGTTGCCGGAGGTGATGCGCGAGGTCACGACCGACGTCCGCGTCCTCTGA
- a CDS encoding serine hydrolase, translating to MSVTSEYSDGKPAVSFCLLDGGGRVVAERDSGTRYYPASTIKLAVLLAVMRDIDAGLRSLDDTVVVRRTFTSAQPGADPFTLETDDADERFPDDGTAMQLRDVLDRMIYRSSNEATNLALELIGLDAVNDTITDAGLVSTKMKRLIGDIAARDGGLTNQTTASDLARLMRVIVSGMLTSAGSTRFMITALEHQDFAYIAPGLPAGVRWGSKSGWVEGITHDVAFIGTPGTAATLYLAVCTRGYDERQGIEAVGAMAAGITTPLLIAAPEDFDA from the coding sequence GTGTCTGTGACATCGGAGTACAGCGACGGCAAACCGGCAGTCAGCTTTTGTTTGCTGGACGGCGGCGGCCGCGTCGTGGCCGAACGCGATTCGGGGACGCGATACTACCCCGCATCGACAATCAAACTCGCCGTCCTGCTGGCCGTGATGCGCGATATCGACGCCGGTCTTCGCAGTCTGGACGACACGGTCGTGGTTCGGCGCACGTTCACCAGCGCTCAACCCGGCGCCGACCCTTTCACTCTCGAAACCGATGACGCGGATGAGCGCTTCCCCGACGACGGCACGGCCATGCAGTTGCGCGACGTGCTCGACCGGATGATTTACCGGTCGTCGAACGAAGCCACCAACTTGGCACTCGAGCTCATCGGCTTGGACGCGGTGAACGACACGATCACCGATGCCGGACTGGTGTCGACAAAGATGAAACGCCTCATTGGCGATATCGCAGCACGCGACGGCGGCCTGACCAATCAGACGACGGCGTCCGATCTTGCCCGGCTGATGCGCGTCATCGTGTCCGGCATGCTCACGTCGGCCGGCAGCACCCGGTTCATGATCACCGCCCTCGAACACCAGGATTTCGCCTATATTGCGCCGGGCCTGCCGGCCGGAGTCCGGTGGGGCTCGAAATCGGGCTGGGTCGAGGGCATCACGCACGATGTGGCGTTCATCGGCACGCCCGGGACTGCTGCCACCCTGTATTTGGCAGTGTGCACGCGAGGGTACGACGAACGGCAGGGCATTGAAGCGGTCGGCGCCATGGCGGCCGGGATCACCACCCCGCTGTTGATCGCTGCCCCCGAAGACTTCGACGCCTGA
- a CDS encoding DUF5134 domain-containing protein has protein sequence MIADVVLRWVVTGVFVACSGYCTSRLVIRGGRIEQFNLFAHLLMAIAMIAMAWPSGMGVPAGPQVVVFGLAAVWLVVQALLARRPWMKGAHGTHQHPIALWYHAFMMGAMVLMVVMMGRAGEWIAPTAVAVAAIFAFAAIRWIAAAVRRPRERHCVVERIYEVLMAAGMASMFFVMG, from the coding sequence GTGATTGCCGACGTCGTCCTGCGCTGGGTCGTCACGGGCGTCTTCGTGGCGTGCAGCGGGTACTGCACGTCGCGCTTGGTCATCCGCGGCGGCCGCATCGAACAGTTCAACTTGTTCGCGCACCTGTTGATGGCCATCGCCATGATCGCGATGGCGTGGCCGTCCGGGATGGGGGTGCCGGCCGGCCCGCAGGTCGTCGTCTTCGGACTGGCCGCCGTGTGGCTGGTGGTTCAAGCGCTATTGGCCCGGCGCCCGTGGATGAAGGGCGCACACGGCACCCACCAGCACCCCATCGCCCTCTGGTATCACGCTTTCATGATGGGCGCCATGGTGCTCATGGTCGTCATGATGGGCAGGGCCGGCGAATGGATCGCGCCGACTGCCGTCGCGGTGGCCGCGATCTTCGCATTTGCCGCGATCCGGTGGATCGCGGCTGCCGTCCGCCGGCCGCGCGAAAGACACTGCGTGGTCGAACGCATTTACGAGGTCCTGATGGCGGCCGGCATGGCGAGCATGTTCTTCGTGATGGGGTGA
- a CDS encoding carbohydrate ABC transporter permease: MSTPTTDILRETPVAPPEKSSRSDKVVAGLSHTALTIWSILIIVPLAWTLMSSFKTSKEIFASPFALPKHWNFDNYAHAWTTAGIGSFFLNTVIVVGCALILTMLLGSMCAYVLARFQFPGRMWIYYAMLAGLTFPIFLAIVPLFFILKNFGILNSLPGLIITYTAFALPFTVFFLFAFFKSLPGSIGEAAELDGAGDWRTFFQVMLPMAKPGLATVTILNFVGLWNQFLLPIALNTNVDDYVLTQGMARFASQAGYSVDYGALNAAAIIVIVPVLIVYLIFQRQLQGSVTQGAMK; the protein is encoded by the coding sequence ATGAGCACACCGACTACCGACATACTCCGCGAAACGCCCGTGGCGCCGCCCGAGAAATCGTCGCGCAGCGACAAAGTCGTCGCCGGGCTGTCCCATACGGCGCTCACCATCTGGTCCATCTTGATCATCGTGCCGCTGGCGTGGACCCTGATGTCGTCGTTCAAGACGTCCAAGGAGATCTTCGCGTCTCCGTTCGCACTGCCCAAGCACTGGAACTTCGACAACTACGCGCACGCGTGGACGACTGCCGGCATCGGCAGCTTCTTCCTCAATACCGTGATAGTCGTCGGATGCGCGCTGATCTTGACCATGTTGCTCGGCTCGATGTGCGCATACGTGCTGGCTCGGTTCCAGTTCCCCGGCCGGATGTGGATCTACTACGCCATGCTTGCCGGGCTGACGTTCCCGATCTTCCTCGCCATCGTGCCGCTGTTCTTCATCTTGAAGAACTTCGGCATCTTGAACAGCCTGCCCGGTCTGATCATCACGTACACGGCGTTCGCCTTGCCGTTCACGGTGTTCTTCCTGTTCGCGTTCTTCAAGTCGCTCCCCGGGTCGATCGGCGAGGCGGCCGAGCTTGACGGCGCCGGCGACTGGCGGACGTTTTTCCAAGTCATGCTGCCGATGGCGAAGCCCGGGCTCGCCACTGTCACGATTCTCAACTTCGTGGGCCTGTGGAACCAGTTCCTGCTGCCGATCGCGCTCAATACGAACGTGGACGACTACGTGTTGACGCAAGGCATGGCCAGGTTCGCCTCGCAAGCCGGCTACTCGGTCGATTACGGCGCGTTGAACGCCGCCGCCATCATCGTGATAGTCCCCGTGCTCATCGTGTATCTGATCTTCCAGCGGCAGCTGCAGGGGTCGGTCACGCAGGGGGCGATGAAGTAG
- the ngcE gene encoding N-acetylglucosamine/diacetylchitobiose ABC transporter substrate-binding protein — MKIQDQPLARRNVMRAALASAVAVPIGASMASCATGGGSDKSDKKGSSGKKSEKNPFGMAADSTIDAVIFKGGYGIEYAKFAGKIVKKDFPKATVKVSPQTNIAQTLQPRFVSGNPPDLIDNSGANLISFQAILDQLEDLTDVTEAKNLEGKVIKDTLYGGALAPGMFGDKLASINYVLTVYGIWYSKTLFDKHGWKTPKTWDEMFELGKKAKKANKYLFCWGKEAATYYLTMCIASAIKEGGDPVRLKLGNLKPNCWSDDSVQGVLKAMKKIIDADMVKPGGAGTQFTAAQAQWSNAEDAILYPSGGWIENEMKDQTKKNFKMTGFTEPTLTSDSKFPYDSLHSAGGEGYIVPSQGKNVPGGKEFLRTMLSKQAATNFSKTVLSPTIVKDLVPPDGFGSTALVSQTKMLDAAGDNVFTWKFVDNYGMNDDLLTLWNAFLAGKSSVAKLTAGMQKITDKVRNDKSVKKIKVT, encoded by the coding sequence ATGAAGATACAAGATCAGCCCTTAGCGCGGCGCAACGTCATGCGCGCCGCCCTGGCTTCGGCCGTGGCGGTGCCGATTGGCGCCTCGATGGCGTCGTGCGCCACCGGCGGCGGAAGCGATAAGAGCGACAAGAAGGGGTCTTCCGGCAAGAAGTCGGAAAAGAACCCCTTCGGCATGGCTGCCGATTCGACAATCGACGCGGTCATCTTCAAGGGCGGCTATGGCATCGAATACGCCAAATTCGCCGGGAAAATCGTCAAGAAGGACTTCCCCAAGGCGACGGTCAAGGTGTCTCCGCAGACGAACATCGCACAAACGCTGCAACCGCGCTTCGTCAGCGGCAATCCGCCGGACCTGATCGACAACTCCGGCGCCAATCTGATCAGCTTCCAGGCGATCCTCGACCAGCTCGAGGACCTGACCGACGTCACCGAGGCCAAGAACCTCGAGGGCAAGGTCATCAAGGACACGCTGTACGGCGGCGCGCTCGCACCGGGCATGTTCGGCGACAAGCTCGCCTCCATCAACTACGTGCTCACCGTTTACGGCATCTGGTATTCCAAGACGCTGTTCGACAAGCACGGGTGGAAGACGCCAAAGACCTGGGACGAGATGTTCGAACTGGGCAAGAAGGCCAAAAAGGCGAACAAGTACCTGTTCTGCTGGGGCAAGGAAGCCGCCACCTACTATCTGACCATGTGCATCGCGTCGGCCATCAAAGAAGGCGGCGACCCGGTCCGGCTGAAGCTCGGCAATCTCAAACCGAACTGCTGGTCGGATGACTCGGTGCAGGGCGTGCTGAAGGCGATGAAGAAGATCATCGACGCCGATATGGTCAAACCGGGCGGCGCCGGCACGCAGTTCACCGCCGCGCAGGCGCAGTGGAGCAATGCCGAAGATGCGATCCTCTACCCCTCGGGCGGCTGGATCGAAAACGAGATGAAGGATCAGACCAAGAAGAACTTCAAGATGACGGGGTTCACCGAGCCGACCCTGACCTCGGATTCGAAGTTTCCGTACGATTCACTGCACAGCGCCGGCGGCGAAGGCTATATCGTCCCGTCGCAGGGCAAGAACGTTCCGGGCGGCAAGGAATTCCTGCGCACCATGTTGTCGAAGCAGGCAGCGACAAACTTCTCGAAGACCGTCCTGTCTCCCACCATCGTCAAGGATTTGGTGCCGCCGGACGGATTCGGCTCGACCGCGCTCGTGTCGCAGACGAAGATGCTCGATGCTGCCGGCGACAACGTGTTCACGTGGAAGTTCGTCGACAATTACGGCATGAACGACGACCTGCTGACATTGTGGAACGCGTTCCTGGCCGGCAAGTCGTCGGTCGCCAAGCTGACTGCGGGCATGCAAAAGATCACCGACAAGGTCCGCAATGACAAGTCGGTCAAGAAGATCAAGGTCACATGA
- a CDS encoding MurR/RpiR family transcriptional regulator, whose translation MTAQTPDTTAPTIGVANRVRAKLPEMSTVMTKIAQFLLDNPQAPLKMSIGELAGRAGTSPATVTRFCRLLGFAGYSPLRVSIATDLGRAAGRETWTIDIGRAFGPDDSPRAVLSTLVNAHTRSLQETAAIMDLPLLKRVAHKIAVSTHVDIYGVGGSSMLAAEMQARLYRIGINTHYWAEVHAGLTSAAVQGRTCVAIGISNTGHTDETIQMLRQAGHAGALTVAISNNPTSPLAEEADVRIITSVYEQYLQPDDLSAKHVQLLVLDLLYLLVAQEDFQQSTTNLALTAEAVSTHRVASEGAMPARPRHSQQ comes from the coding sequence ATGACGGCTCAGACCCCTGACACGACGGCACCGACCATCGGTGTCGCGAACCGGGTGCGGGCAAAACTGCCCGAGATGTCGACGGTCATGACGAAAATCGCCCAGTTCCTGTTGGACAATCCGCAAGCGCCGCTGAAAATGAGTATCGGCGAACTGGCCGGTCGGGCCGGCACCTCCCCGGCCACCGTGACGAGGTTCTGCCGGCTGCTCGGCTTTGCCGGGTACTCGCCGCTTCGCGTGAGCATTGCCACCGACCTGGGCCGCGCAGCGGGCCGGGAGACCTGGACCATCGACATCGGCCGGGCATTCGGACCCGACGATTCACCGCGAGCCGTACTCAGCACCCTCGTCAACGCGCACACCAGATCGCTGCAAGAGACCGCCGCCATCATGGACCTGCCGCTGTTGAAGCGCGTGGCACACAAGATCGCCGTCAGCACGCACGTCGACATCTACGGCGTCGGCGGCAGTTCGATGCTTGCCGCCGAAATGCAGGCCCGGCTCTACCGGATCGGCATCAACACGCACTATTGGGCCGAGGTCCATGCCGGGCTCACGAGCGCGGCCGTCCAGGGTCGGACATGCGTGGCGATCGGGATCTCCAACACCGGTCACACCGACGAGACAATCCAAATGCTGCGGCAGGCCGGTCACGCGGGTGCGCTGACCGTCGCGATCAGCAACAACCCGACGTCCCCGCTTGCCGAAGAAGCGGACGTGCGCATCATCACCTCGGTGTACGAGCAATACCTCCAACCCGACGACTTGTCGGCCAAGCACGTACAACTGCTCGTGCTCGACTTGTTGTACCTGTTGGTCGCACAGGAGGACTTCCAGCAATCGACGACGAATCTGGCATTGACGGCAGAAGCGGTGTCCACGCACCGGGTGGCCTCCGAAGGAGCGATGCCGGCCAGGCCGCGGCATTCGCAGCAATGA
- a CDS encoding carbohydrate ABC transporter permease — protein MSALRTQPKAGKAAPAAPRRRRLKKWLTFDRISFLVVFLGIPVAIYAIFVVSPFVQAFNYSLTNWSGFSPDMDYIGLSNYTTIFADDKFTTSLRNSIVLLIVLPLVTVVLALILASFVTVGGSSKGQIRGLRNSSFYRVISFFPYVVPAIVIGLIWGQVYDPSAGLINGILTNLGFDGFKSFAWLGTQLTALPATMFVIVWGLVGFYMVLFVAAIKGIPSELYEAARIDGAGRFRTLVTITIPLIRDNIQTAYIYMGILALDAFVYMQALEPGGGPNNSTLVISQELFQTAFTKGKFGEACAMGVVLAIITLIFSAVVFMVNRFSGGTNEAAE, from the coding sequence ATGAGCGCATTACGCACACAGCCGAAGGCGGGGAAGGCGGCACCGGCCGCCCCCCGCCGCCGGCGCTTGAAGAAGTGGCTGACTTTCGACCGGATCAGCTTTCTCGTGGTGTTTTTGGGTATCCCGGTCGCCATCTACGCGATCTTCGTGGTGTCTCCGTTCGTCCAGGCTTTCAACTATTCGCTGACGAATTGGTCGGGATTCTCTCCCGATATGGACTACATCGGTCTGTCGAACTACACGACGATCTTCGCCGACGACAAGTTCACTACGTCGCTGCGCAACAGCATCGTGCTGTTGATTGTGCTGCCGCTCGTGACGGTCGTCCTGGCACTCATCCTTGCGTCGTTCGTGACGGTGGGCGGCAGCAGCAAGGGGCAGATCCGCGGTTTGCGGAACTCGAGTTTCTACCGCGTCATCTCATTCTTCCCCTATGTTGTGCCGGCCATCGTCATCGGACTCATTTGGGGCCAGGTGTACGACCCGAGCGCCGGGTTGATCAACGGGATCCTCACGAACCTCGGCTTCGATGGTTTCAAGTCCTTTGCGTGGCTGGGTACTCAGCTCACTGCGCTTCCGGCCACGATGTTCGTGATCGTGTGGGGGCTCGTCGGCTTTTACATGGTGCTGTTCGTGGCGGCCATCAAGGGAATTCCTTCGGAATTGTACGAAGCCGCCCGTATTGACGGAGCCGGACGATTCCGCACGCTTGTCACTATCACGATTCCGCTCATCCGCGACAATATTCAAACCGCGTACATCTACATGGGCATCTTGGCCCTTGACGCGTTCGTGTACATGCAAGCGCTCGAACCCGGAGGCGGGCCGAACAACTCGACGCTCGTCATCTCGCAAGAGCTGTTCCAAACCGCATTCACGAAGGGGAAGTTCGGCGAGGCGTGCGCCATGGGCGTCGTGCTGGCCATCATCACCCTGATCTTCTCGGCGGTGGTCTTCATGGTCAACCGTTTCTCCGGCGGAACGAATGAGGCGGCGGAATGA
- a CDS encoding XRE family transcriptional regulator encodes MPHGVTRAQEALYGEPLSERFGRVKAGLSLTQARLAEILGLSAPMLSQLTGARRVKIGNPAVYERLVMLEELLDGAEGRSPDAAEELLARIQASRPVMRQSQLHAVRPSPSDLRAAARSIDDDYPAVAEFLRAQAAM; translated from the coding sequence ATGCCCCACGGCGTCACCCGGGCGCAAGAGGCGCTGTACGGCGAGCCGCTCAGCGAACGCTTCGGCAGGGTCAAGGCCGGTCTGTCGTTGACTCAGGCACGGCTTGCAGAAATTCTCGGGCTCTCGGCTCCGATGCTCAGCCAACTGACCGGCGCCAGGCGGGTGAAGATCGGAAACCCGGCCGTCTACGAACGACTCGTCATGCTCGAAGAGCTCCTCGACGGGGCCGAGGGTCGATCGCCGGATGCCGCCGAAGAATTGCTGGCCCGGATTCAAGCGAGCCGCCCGGTCATGCGGCAAAGCCAACTGCACGCCGTCCGCCCGTCACCGTCCGATCTGCGGGCCGCCGCCCGTTCGATCGATGACGATTATCCGGCGGTGGCCGAGTTTTTACGTGCTCAGGCCGCGATGTGA
- a CDS encoding GNAT family N-acetyltransferase, whose amino-acid sequence MMHAPGDDAAAEAREAADSAGVVVRALDTATPMAPVSRMLSAVWNLGPNETHVPAELMTAMAHTGNYLSAAYRDGEPVGGCIGFFAEPLGRRLHSHIAGVVPRLAGRGIGRALKLHQRAWCLARGIDEVSWTFDPLVARNAYFDIARLGARPAEYLTDFYGSLDDVFNAGQPTDRLLLVWDLHAASATAAAARPAPADAPAVLRISDGEPDVRLECGEGADVVTAAIPPDIDAVRAADPARAGRWRLALRHVLTSLLESGRHVQGFDKSGFYLVGEG is encoded by the coding sequence ATGATGCACGCGCCCGGGGACGATGCTGCAGCGGAAGCGCGCGAGGCTGCCGACTCCGCAGGCGTCGTCGTCCGCGCGCTCGACACTGCGACGCCGATGGCGCCGGTGTCCCGCATGTTGTCGGCCGTGTGGAATCTCGGCCCGAACGAGACCCATGTGCCGGCCGAGCTGATGACCGCGATGGCGCACACCGGCAATTATCTGTCCGCCGCCTATCGCGACGGCGAGCCGGTCGGCGGGTGTATCGGTTTCTTTGCCGAGCCGCTCGGACGTCGCCTGCATTCGCATATTGCCGGCGTCGTGCCGCGTCTGGCCGGTCGCGGCATCGGGCGCGCGCTCAAGCTGCATCAGCGGGCCTGGTGTCTGGCGCGCGGCATCGACGAAGTCTCCTGGACGTTTGACCCGCTCGTTGCCCGCAACGCCTATTTCGACATTGCCCGTCTCGGAGCCCGGCCGGCCGAGTATTTGACCGATTTCTACGGGTCGCTGGACGACGTGTTCAATGCCGGGCAGCCGACCGACAGGCTGTTGCTGGTGTGGGATCTGCATGCGGCGTCCGCCACTGCCGCGGCGGCTCGCCCCGCCCCCGCCGACGCGCCCGCCGTCCTGAGAATTTCCGACGGCGAACCGGACGTGCGGCTCGAGTGCGGCGAGGGGGCCGACGTCGTGACCGCGGCAATCCCGCCGGATATCGATGCAGTGCGCGCGGCGGACCCGGCGCGGGCGGGCCGGTGGCGGCTGGCGCTGCGCCACGTGCTCACGTCGTTGCTCGAGTCGGGGCGGCACGTGCAGGGATTCGACAAATCCGGGTTTTATCTAGTGGGAGAGGGCTGA
- a CDS encoding serine hydrolase domain-containing protein, protein MIPANSGPAELDAELARLLGDAAALAPAAAVQYAVRGELSDVVTAGSLQTVDAAGAHIPAGDRDPVPPESLFDLASVTKVVSAMTLLTLVDDGLVDLDEPIGAYLDQFAGGDKMAVTLRHLLTHTSGLPATWSGWQGVLGTRFSPADFTAGTARRELLADLLATPLAHRPGTYWEYSCVGFITAMAAAEQAANAPWPLLVRSRVLEPLELSGITFSPDPARTAATELQPDAGRGVVRGIVHDETAWSLGGACANAGLFAAVTDVVRLGEVIRVPGEGRVGRAATRMWPEEVPATFRPADGPGQDLAHGHTLGLRIGQTEWMTDAGARARGHSGFTGTSLHVDREKGLTVAILTNRVHPLRTTADPASGIHALRRAITSAIYERT, encoded by the coding sequence GTGATACCAGCGAATTCCGGCCCGGCCGAGCTTGACGCAGAGCTCGCCCGACTGCTCGGCGATGCCGCCGCACTGGCTCCGGCCGCCGCCGTCCAGTACGCGGTGCGCGGGGAGTTGTCGGACGTCGTCACTGCCGGTTCGCTGCAGACCGTCGACGCGGCCGGCGCGCACATCCCCGCCGGCGACCGCGACCCCGTCCCCCCGGAATCCCTCTTCGACCTGGCCTCGGTGACGAAGGTCGTCTCGGCCATGACGCTGCTGACGCTCGTCGACGACGGTCTTGTCGACCTGGACGAGCCGATCGGCGCGTACCTCGACCAGTTCGCGGGCGGCGACAAGATGGCCGTCACGCTCCGTCATCTGCTCACCCACACGTCGGGACTCCCCGCGACCTGGTCGGGCTGGCAGGGCGTCCTCGGCACACGCTTCAGCCCCGCGGACTTCACCGCCGGAACGGCCCGGCGCGAGCTGCTCGCGGACTTGCTGGCCACTCCCTTGGCGCATCGGCCGGGCACGTATTGGGAGTATTCGTGCGTCGGATTCATCACTGCGATGGCGGCGGCCGAGCAGGCGGCGAACGCTCCGTGGCCGCTCCTCGTCCGCTCCCGCGTGCTGGAACCGCTCGAGCTGTCCGGCATCACCTTCTCGCCGGACCCCGCCCGAACAGCCGCGACCGAGCTGCAGCCCGACGCGGGCCGCGGCGTCGTCCGAGGAATCGTGCACGACGAGACGGCGTGGTCGCTGGGCGGCGCGTGCGCCAACGCGGGCCTGTTCGCCGCCGTGACCGACGTCGTCCGACTCGGCGAAGTCATCCGCGTACCGGGCGAGGGCAGGGTCGGCCGCGCCGCGACCCGGATGTGGCCCGAAGAGGTGCCCGCGACGTTCCGTCCTGCCGACGGGCCGGGGCAAGATCTCGCGCACGGGCACACGTTGGGCCTGCGCATCGGGCAGACGGAATGGATGACCGACGCCGGCGCCCGGGCGCGCGGACACAGCGGATTCACCGGGACGAGCTTGCACGTCGACCGGGAAAAGGGGTTGACTGTCGCAATACTGACCAATCGGGTCCACCCGCTGCGAACAACGGCCGACCCGGCTTCGGGCATTCACGCACTACGCCGTGCCATTACGTCGGCGATTTACGAGAGGACCTAG